Sequence from the bacterium genome:
AATTCCTTCAGAAGCATATAAAAAATTTCATTGTTATGTAGTCAATATCTTTAGGAGAGAGTTTAAAAAAGATAAAGCACCAGAAAATGTTACTTGGTGCTTGTATGGTGGCCATACTTCTGACTATGAAAGCTTAAAAGAATATTACCCTGGGGATAGCTATATAGATTGGATTGGAAAAAGCATTTATCAAGGAAGAGCAGTTCATAATTTGACTGCCTTTGGGAAGCCAGTCTATGCGCCAGAATATCTACCTATAAATTCTGGACAAGATAATGCCACTGCTGATAAATATTTGAAGAATGACTTAGATCAGACCAACTTTCAAGCTATTTGCTTAAATACATTCGATTGGACAATGGCTGGTTACCTTCCAGGAGGGAACATTTATCATTATGAGAGCCAAGAAGGTTATGTTTCCCAACATAAAGATTATTTAGAACTAAGTAAGAATGAATATGATTACTTAGATAGGTATTTAGTTAATAATCTAAAATTCTTAGATAAATGTCTGGTTACAGGTAAATAATTATAGCTAAATTTAAATGAGCAGATAAATCTTTATGATTAATTTAATCTTTATCTTTCCATTAAGGTATGGCTAAAACTTATGCTTTCTGATCAAAATACCCACCTTCAAACTTTAAAGGAAAAAATTAAGGAATTTATTAAGGAAAGAGACTGGGAAAAGTACCACCATCCTAAAGAGTTAGCTATTTCTATGAGTATTGAAATAGCTGAGCTTTTGGAGATATTTCAGTGGGAAGAAAAGGAGTGTTTAGATACTTTAAAGAATAATCAATTAGCTATGAAGAAAATAAAGGAAGAATTAGCCGATGTGATTATTTACGCCCTGAGCATTTCCAATCAATTAGATATCAATCTATCTCAAGCGATCATAGATAAGTTAGAAGCAAATAAGATAAAGTATCCTTCAGAGAAGGTAATTAAAGAAGGGTTATACAAGAAGAAGATTATATAAATTATATAAGAAGGTTATATAAAATGTTATACAAGAAAAAGATTATATAAATTATATAAGAAGGTTATATAAAATGTTATACAAGAAAAAGATTATATAAATTATATAAGAAGGTTATATAAAATGTTA
This genomic interval carries:
- a CDS encoding nucleotide pyrophosphohydrolase, with the translated sequence MLSDQNTHLQTLKEKIKEFIKERDWEKYHHPKELAISMSIEIAELLEIFQWEEKECLDTLKNNQLAMKKIKEELADVIIYALSISNQLDINLSQAIIDKLEANKIKYPSEKVIKEGLYKKKII